From a single Nocardioides panacis genomic region:
- a CDS encoding tRNA (adenine-N1)-methyltransferase, translating to MSPDTPENSWSGVRRGPLQPGEWIRLTDTKGRRHNIQLVEGKQFFTNRGSIDHDDLIGRPEGFSVTSTAGGEYLVFRPLLNEFVVSMPRQAAVVYPKDAAQIVAMADVFPGARVVEAGVGSGALTCSLLRAVGPGGLVSSYERRQEFADQSVQNVDQFFDGRHPAWKLTVGDLVESLDDEDVDRVILDMLAPWECVDRVAEALTPGGLVCAYVATTTQLGKTVETLRAHGGFTEPQPWESLVRDWHVEGLSIRPGHKMIGHTGFLVTARRMAPGETAPAKKRRPAPGAYGVDYDGPRPTGLPPQVAEEPFDA from the coding sequence ATGTCCCCCGACACCCCTGAGAACTCCTGGTCCGGCGTACGACGCGGGCCCCTGCAGCCCGGCGAGTGGATCCGGCTCACCGACACCAAGGGCCGCAGGCACAACATCCAGCTGGTCGAGGGCAAGCAGTTCTTCACCAACCGCGGCTCGATCGACCACGACGACCTGATCGGCCGGCCCGAGGGGTTCAGCGTGACCTCGACCGCGGGCGGGGAGTACCTCGTCTTCCGGCCGCTGCTCAACGAGTTCGTCGTCTCGATGCCGCGGCAGGCGGCGGTGGTCTACCCCAAGGACGCCGCCCAGATCGTGGCGATGGCCGACGTCTTCCCGGGCGCCCGGGTGGTCGAGGCCGGGGTCGGCTCCGGGGCCCTCACCTGCTCGCTGCTGCGCGCGGTCGGCCCGGGCGGGCTGGTGTCGTCCTACGAGCGCCGCCAGGAGTTCGCCGACCAGAGCGTCCAGAACGTCGACCAGTTCTTCGACGGCCGGCACCCGGCCTGGAAGCTCACCGTCGGCGACCTCGTGGAGAGCCTCGACGACGAGGACGTGGACCGGGTGATCCTGGACATGCTCGCGCCCTGGGAGTGCGTGGACCGGGTCGCCGAGGCGCTGACCCCCGGCGGGCTGGTCTGCGCGTACGTCGCGACCACCACCCAGCTCGGCAAGACCGTGGAGACGCTGCGCGCGCACGGCGGGTTCACCGAGCCGCAGCCCTGGGAGTCGCTGGTCCGGGACTGGCACGTCGAGGGCCTCTCGATCCGCCCCGGCCACAAGATGATCGGGCACACCGGCTTCCTGGTGACCGCCCGCCGGATGGCGCCGGGGGAGACCGCCCCGGCCAAGAAGCGCCGTCCCGCACCCGGTGCCTACGGCGTCGACTACGACGGCCCGCGCCCCACCGGTCTGCCGCCGCAGGTCGCCGAGGAGCCCTTCGACGCCTGA
- a CDS encoding response regulator, which yields MTLPTTGPATGPATGAVRVVLVDDHAVVRTGLAQLLTGAGGIDVVGQAGDGAEALEVVRRTRPAVVVMDLQMPGVDGVAATRSILAEELGAEVVVLTSFSDNARIAAALDAGAVGYLLKDADPEDLIEGIRAVSRGESPLHPKVARQLLTARHAAPASVDLTPREREVLGLVREGLANKQVARRLGISERTVKAHLTSVFQRIGVTDRTQAALWAERNL from the coding sequence ATGACGCTCCCGACGACCGGACCGGCGACCGGACCCGCGACCGGTGCGGTCCGGGTGGTGCTGGTCGACGACCATGCGGTGGTCCGGACCGGTCTGGCCCAGCTGCTCACCGGCGCGGGCGGCATCGACGTGGTCGGCCAGGCCGGGGACGGCGCCGAGGCCCTCGAGGTCGTACGACGGACCCGGCCGGCGGTCGTGGTGATGGACCTGCAGATGCCCGGTGTGGACGGGGTCGCGGCCACCCGGTCGATCCTCGCCGAGGAGCTCGGCGCGGAGGTCGTGGTGCTCACGTCGTTCTCGGACAACGCCCGGATCGCCGCCGCCCTGGACGCCGGCGCGGTCGGGTACCTCCTCAAGGACGCCGACCCCGAGGACCTGATCGAGGGCATCCGAGCGGTCAGCCGGGGGGAGTCCCCGCTGCACCCCAAGGTCGCCCGGCAGCTGCTCACCGCCCGGCACGCCGCCCCGGCCAGCGTCGACCTGACGCCCCGCGAGCGGGAGGTCCTCGGCCTGGTGCGGGAGGGGCTGGCCAACAAGCAGGTCGCCCGCCGCCTGGGGATCAGCGAGCGGACCGTGAAGGCGCACCTGACCTCGGTGTTCCAGCGGATCGGGGTCACGGACCGCACCCAGGCCGCGCTCTGGGCCGAGCGGAACCTCTGA
- a CDS encoding site-2 protease family protein, whose translation MDDQRTAEPGGPTGPRPDAPRRPPGTLRIGQIGGVDVLVRSSWLLVAAIISVMLAPAVEQVEPGLGAGKYVAGLAFAVLLYLSVLLHEASHALMAQHYGLPVRSITLHFLGGVTEIDGEPDTPGREFGVSVVGPLTSLAVGVAAIPLAVLAPDSSLLDLAAKGLAGANLVVGVLNLVPGLPLDGGRVLRAVVWKITGSPHQGTVVAGWGGRVAALLVLAYPFTRQFLLGVPADLTDYVFAFVIASFLWTGASASIMSARVRRRLPSLQARTLARRTLMVPDDLPLAEAVRRAQDEQAGSIVVLDAQGIPSAIVNEAAVLATPEERRPWLPVSAVARSLEPGLTFPADIAGEPLILAMQKVPASEYLLLDGDGSIFGVLVTDDVDKAFAAGI comes from the coding sequence GTGGACGACCAGCGCACCGCGGAGCCCGGGGGACCGACCGGACCGCGTCCCGACGCGCCCAGGCGCCCGCCCGGCACCCTCCGGATCGGCCAGATCGGCGGCGTGGACGTCCTGGTGCGGTCCTCGTGGCTGCTGGTCGCCGCGATCATCTCGGTGATGCTGGCCCCCGCCGTCGAGCAGGTCGAGCCCGGCCTCGGGGCCGGGAAGTACGTCGCCGGTCTCGCGTTCGCGGTGCTGCTCTACCTCTCGGTGCTGCTGCACGAGGCCTCGCACGCGCTGATGGCCCAGCACTACGGCCTGCCGGTCCGCTCCATCACGCTGCACTTCCTGGGCGGGGTCACCGAGATCGACGGCGAACCGGACACCCCCGGCCGCGAGTTCGGCGTCTCGGTGGTCGGCCCGCTCACCTCGCTCGCGGTCGGCGTGGCCGCGATCCCGCTCGCCGTGCTCGCCCCCGACAGCTCGCTGCTCGACCTGGCCGCCAAGGGCCTGGCCGGGGCGAACCTCGTGGTCGGCGTCCTGAACCTGGTGCCCGGGCTGCCGCTCGACGGCGGCCGGGTGCTGCGGGCGGTCGTCTGGAAGATCACCGGCAGCCCGCACCAGGGGACCGTGGTGGCCGGTTGGGGCGGACGGGTGGCGGCGCTGCTGGTGCTGGCCTACCCCTTCACCCGGCAGTTCCTGCTGGGCGTGCCCGCGGACCTCACCGACTACGTCTTCGCGTTCGTGATCGCCAGCTTCTTGTGGACCGGCGCCTCGGCCTCGATCATGTCCGCCCGGGTACGTCGCCGGCTGCCGTCCCTGCAGGCCCGGACGCTGGCCCGCCGCACGCTCATGGTCCCCGACGACCTGCCCCTCGCGGAGGCCGTCCGGCGCGCCCAGGACGAGCAGGCCGGCAGCATCGTGGTGCTGGACGCCCAGGGGATCCCGAGCGCGATCGTCAACGAGGCCGCGGTGCTCGCCACCCCCGAGGAACGCCGTCCCTGGCTGCCGGTCAGTGCGGTCGCCCGCTCCCTCGAGCCGGGCCTCACGTTCCCGGCCGACATCGCCGGCGAGCCGCTGATCCTGGCCATGCAGAAGGTGCCCGCGTCCGAGTACCTCCTCCTCGACGGGGACGGCAGCATCTTCGGCGTCCTGGTCACCGACGACGTCGACAAGGCCTTCGCCGCAGGCATCTGA